The Hevea brasiliensis isolate MT/VB/25A 57/8 chromosome 9, ASM3005281v1, whole genome shotgun sequence nucleotide sequence atttttgaatttcaacTAAAAAACAACACTCTTTTCCATTTGGGCAGGACAAAAAAGTTGCTAATTCGGCAGGCTACAAGCCCTAAACTAATGACAACACTCTTTAACATGCGCGTGAGCCCATCAACTTCGGCGGCTACCACTACTGTTAACCCCGTTGCCAAAGCTCCGTTCGATCTCTATCACTGTTGCTAATGCTACTTCTGTTCCTACTACTCTTATAACTCCTCACCTCGGCCCACTTCACAATGGGTTATGTCGAAGGAGTGACCTAACCCAGATTTCCAGGGCGAAAAGAGGTTGCGTGCTGGGGGTGGGTTAGTGGGCGGGGTAGGGAAGAGAAGAGTATAGCATTTGGGGCGTGTTATGGGTAAATTTTAGGGATGTTTGGGACTTGATGAACGACATTTTAGATTGGTTATATTGTAGGAATAAGATATTGTCTCTAATTTTTTGACTCCATTGGAACAAAACtacttaatttaaatatttttttatttaaatcgaaGTTGTGTGATTTTTAAGAAAAATCTTAAgacattttaattataattcattaaatacttttattttttatattgattagctaagaaaaaaataaaaatcacaaaaataaaattaaaattattacaaaaataaaaaataaatatgcattataaaatataaaagagGTAAATCAAAATGATAGTATAAACTTCAATTTAAACAATAAAGTAGAAGAAATATAAGGATAAAATAATCACGAATAAAACCTACAAAATGGAGAGAATGTACTtcaaatgaataaaaaatattcaaaataaagaTATTTATAAAAGAGAGAATTACAATTTAaggaataataaatttattacattttcCATTCCAATTATATTTTGGGGTTTATTGGATTGCTGCATTCTTCTCCAGCATCAGCACACCCATCTTTGAAGTTCACATAACTTTGCATTTAAAAAGTACAAATAaccaaaaaataaaatcaaataaataatattttcacatttaaaattttatcaaaaattttTAGCTTCATCAAATTTACCCTAATTTTAGAAATTAACTGCAATTTTATccaatataattaaaattgaataaaaaatataGCTTATTGTAATCTAACAAAacaaattttaatatgttttctTCATTAAAAGAAATTCTTTTGCCTCTCCGCACCCATCATCTTCCCTCTCTTGAATGTGGAGGTAGTTTAGCCCAAGAAAGTAAAATCACAAGAGTTAAGTACAAAACATAGCATGAAAAATTGGAGCATAACAAGAGCAATGCCACTAAATAATCTGCATATGGGATTTCCGCAGTTCTTTGAGGGGATAGTAGGATCCCATATGCAAACAAACAAAAAGGACTGACCATGAAAATGATGTAAAAAAGATATAACCTTAAGAAGATATCTAGATATAAAATGAAAGAAAGTATTCATAAttggttctctctctctctctctatatatatataggctTTCCATTCTGCAGTTGGATTGACCAATGCAGAAGTGTTGCAGGAACCTCCTAGATCCTATTTATAGAAAAAGTTATGTTGGTGTAGGCAAAAAATGGTACAACAGATGGGTACTTTGTGGGGGAACACAAAGGGCTTTGGTAGAGTATATTCTGGAGACCTTTTAGTCATTCCATTTCTTTCTAATTAAGCCTCAAAAACAATTCTATTTCTACAATTCTATTACTTAAGATGTTAAAAGTAAACAAATAAATGTTCAAAAGAACCAGAGGATAAAATTTAACATTTACCATCTCTAGTGGATTGCAGGCTCTTCCATAACTACTACCGCATTGATCTTAGATAGTGGCATGGAAAAAGGGAAGCTTCTAGCATCTAATTTAGCGGAGTTGGGAAACTTACTGATGGGTCAGTAATCAACAATTCAACATTACTTTTTGAATCAAGTAAACATTAGTGATTAAAAACCACACATCAAATACCAAAAAGATACGTTGAATTCACAAGAGAACAAGAAGAAGGAGAGTATAAACATCCTTTAAAACTCATTAACTTATCTATGCATAAACAATTAATCAAGTAAAATTAATTTCCAAAAATGTTAGAAAATACTCGAGCCCTTTGACTACAAAAAAGGGAATATACAAGTTTTCAGAAAAATAATCAGCAGAGCCCCCCCAAAAAGGCAATGCCAATGAGCCAATTCCGAATGCTACACTAACCAAGTTATGATACAGATTGCCTATTAACAGAGTTCTCGAGAACCAACCTCAATCGCCGAGCAAAAACATCCAGCTCTGCAACCCTTTGCTTCCTCCACCTCCTTTCAAAATCCTTAAAATCATCCGAACATCGCAAGCTTTCTCTCGCGAGGACCATCTGAACATCTTTGAGACACTCATCAAACACATTCAAAACGCTTTTAGCCACCACACTCTTCGCCACCCCAGAATCCTCTTCTCGTGCTTCAATCATATCACAATCCAAATTCATTTCACTCGTCTTCGGGACATTCCCATGATCAAAATCATCCAAATCCAACGACCCTAAATCATTCATGTCATTATCATCATCGGAGAAAACCACAGGCAAAACCGGCGAGAAACTAACCTTCACTCCTACCAAATTCGCATTAGTGCCCACATCCAAATTACTAAAAGAATTGACTTCGCTACGGCCGAAAGGCGAAATAGATGAGAATTCAGGGCTCCAGAGCCTCTTCAAGAGATTGAAAAGGGCGCAATCGTGGGGGGACAAGAGAGAATAACTAAGGCCGCGAGCAAGACGAGAAGAGATGACCCGAAACTTCTTGCGCAATCTGCGGAGCTTCTCGGAGAGCTGGGATCTGGAGTAGGGTTGAGACATAGTGTTTGagaaattgtcataaaaaatggGCAAGTCACGAGGGAAAGAAAGGCCATGGGAGGAGGAATCGAGGAGGCCCTGGAGAAAACGGATCTCGTCGGGTTCGGTCCAGATCCGGTGGAACTTAAAGGGCGGAGGTTTGGAGTCGAAATCGAGAGCAGCGTTGGAAATAGGTTGGGCTGAGGAGGAGTTGAGGTGAGGGGTTTTGCGTTTGACGGGGAGTTTGGAGGCAGAAGGAGTGGGACTAAGGGAGAGGTGGTTGGGTGGTTCAGGGCGAGGACGTGGGTTGGAGTCCATGGGCATAGATTGCATCGCTATTTTGCTTTTAGCCTCTGCGCCTGAGCCTGAGTGTGAATGTGAGTTTTTGTTTTTAAACATTATG carries:
- the LOC110671378 gene encoding probable transcription factor At5g28040 is translated as MQSMPMDSNPRPRPEPPNHLSLSPTPSASKLPVKRKTPHLNSSSAQPISNAALDFDSKPPPFKFHRIWTEPDEIRFLQGLLDSSSHGLSFPRDLPIFYDNFSNTMSQPYSRSQLSEKLRRLRKKFRVISSRLARGLSYSLLSPHDCALFNLLKRLWSPEFSSISPFGRSEVNSFSNLDVGTNANLVGVKVSFSPVLPVVFSDDDNDMNDLGSLDLDDFDHGNVPKTSEMNLDCDMIEAREEDSGVAKSVVAKSVLNVFDECLKDVQMVLARESLRCSDDFKDFERRWRKQRVAELDVFARRLRLVLENSVNRQSVS